A genomic segment from Dietzia psychralcaliphila encodes:
- a CDS encoding protein-L-isoaspartate O-methyltransferase family protein → MPTAEVRRAMRVQERRRFLPTEVADDHRHDAPLPIGFGQTNSQPSTVADMMTLLEPFPGMRVLDVGSGSGWTAAILGELGGPESAVFAVELVPELVERSRAAITQPWVRVHRARPGVLGLPEFAPFDRILVSAMADALPSELVDQLGADGLMVAPWRDVMHRVRLTRGEPEVTDHGGYRFVPLLHTRFRPAQ, encoded by the coding sequence ATGCCCACCGCAGAGGTCCGGAGGGCGATGCGCGTCCAGGAGCGTCGCCGGTTCCTCCCGACGGAGGTCGCGGACGACCACCGCCACGACGCGCCGCTGCCGATCGGCTTCGGGCAGACCAACTCCCAGCCCTCCACCGTCGCGGACATGATGACCCTCCTCGAGCCGTTCCCCGGGATGCGGGTCCTCGACGTGGGGTCCGGCAGCGGCTGGACAGCGGCGATCCTCGGCGAACTGGGTGGGCCGGAATCCGCGGTGTTCGCGGTCGAGCTGGTGCCGGAGCTTGTCGAGCGGTCACGCGCGGCCATCACCCAACCCTGGGTCCGGGTGCACCGGGCCCGGCCCGGCGTACTGGGCCTACCGGAGTTCGCCCCCTTCGACCGGATCCTCGTCTCGGCGATGGCCGACGCCCTCCCGTCGGAGCTCGTCGACCAGCTGGGCGCCGACGGCTTGATGGTCGCGCCCTGGCGGGACGTCATGCACCGGGTGCGGCTCACCAGGGGGGAGCCCGAGGTCACCGACCACGGTGGATACCGCTTCGTCCCTTTACTACACACCCGATTCCGACCTGCGCAATAA